A region from the Kiloniellales bacterium genome encodes:
- a CDS encoding gamma-glutamyltransferase, producing the protein MTRLAIAASSQIAADAGAEIARGGGNAVDAAIAASLVQLVTEPGVVSLGGGALVVIWPPGEPPIMIDATSEMPGRDAPVERIGRGGLDVMLAYGGGTPTTVGYPSVATPGALAGYASAAQRYGSIPWKALVEPAYVHAKDGFPLSAASQRYIEHTHTGIFGWNPPALRPLQDEHGVVKRVGDTIHIDGLSDSLAAIAEEGVEAFYRGDIARSIARDMEANDGLLGLADLEAYRPHVVPALEVTMDDWHLATAAAPSVGGAVLAGMLLLVRGFEHSAWTAQMAARLIDVQTRVMQYRRRRLDKSDALGRDVERLLSLANRNPSALASPSTVHTSAVDGDGLACAITASAGYGSGVMPAGTGIWMNNTLGEVELNKRGFHALRPGTRIPSNMAPTTGRSPDGAVLSIGSPGADRITTAILQTVTNFIHLDMPLQEAVNHPRLHVEWPQGGERCVAYEPGMPVDDLEIPRRRFEGLDMYFGGVSAVCFAPPDRFEMAADIRRTGGTALSR; encoded by the coding sequence ATGACCCGTCTCGCCATCGCAGCAAGTTCGCAGATCGCAGCGGACGCAGGCGCCGAGATCGCAAGGGGCGGCGGCAACGCTGTCGATGCGGCGATCGCCGCGAGCCTGGTTCAGCTGGTGACGGAGCCGGGCGTCGTCTCGCTCGGGGGCGGCGCACTTGTCGTCATCTGGCCGCCGGGCGAGCCTCCGATCATGATCGATGCGACGTCGGAGATGCCGGGCCGGGATGCGCCGGTCGAGCGCATCGGCCGCGGCGGGTTGGACGTCATGCTGGCCTACGGTGGCGGCACGCCGACGACGGTCGGGTACCCCTCGGTCGCCACGCCCGGCGCGCTCGCCGGCTACGCCTCGGCCGCCCAGCGCTACGGCAGCATTCCCTGGAAGGCGCTCGTGGAACCCGCCTACGTCCACGCAAAAGACGGGTTTCCCCTTTCCGCTGCGTCCCAACGCTACATCGAGCATACGCACACAGGCATATTTGGCTGGAATCCCCCCGCTTTGCGCCCGCTGCAGGACGAGCACGGCGTGGTGAAACGTGTCGGGGACACGATCCACATCGACGGCCTCAGCGACAGCCTCGCGGCTATCGCGGAGGAAGGCGTGGAGGCCTTCTATCGGGGCGATATCGCGCGTTCGATCGCCCGCGACATGGAAGCCAACGACGGCCTCTTGGGCCTGGCGGACCTCGAGGCCTACCGTCCCCACGTCGTGCCGGCTCTCGAGGTAACGATGGATGACTGGCATCTGGCGACCGCTGCCGCGCCGAGCGTCGGGGGCGCCGTCTTGGCGGGCATGCTGTTGCTGGTGCGCGGCTTCGAACACAGCGCCTGGACGGCGCAGATGGCGGCTCGTTTGATCGACGTGCAGACCCGGGTGATGCAGTATCGCAGGCGCCGTTTGGACAAGAGCGACGCGCTCGGGCGCGACGTGGAGCGCCTGTTGAGCCTTGCGAACAGGAATCCCTCGGCGCTGGCCTCGCCGTCCACGGTGCATACCTCCGCGGTGGACGGGGATGGGCTGGCCTGCGCCATAACCGCCTCGGCCGGCTACGGTTCCGGTGTCATGCCGGCGGGAACGGGCATCTGGATGAACAACACCCTGGGCGAGGTCGAGCTCAACAAGCGAGGGTTCCACGCGCTCAGACCCGGTACACGCATCCCCTCCAACATGGCGCCGACCACCGGCCGCAGCCCCGACGGCGCCGTGCTGTCCATCGGATCGCCGGGCGCGGACCGCATCACCACGGCGATCCTGCAGACGGTGACGAATTTCATACATCTCGACATGCCGCTTCAGGAGGCGGTCAATCACCCCCGCCTGCATGTCGAGTGGCCGCAAGGGGGGGAGCGCTGCGTCGCCTACGAGCCGGGTATGCCGGTCGACGACCTGGAGATACCGCGCCGCCGCTTCGAAGGGCTGGACATGTACTTCGGCGGCGTCAGCGCCGTGTGCTTCGCACCGCCCGACCGCTTCGAAATGGCGGCGGACATCCGCCGAACAGGGGGTACGGCGCTCAGCCGCTAG
- a CDS encoding gamma-glutamyltransferase family protein, giving the protein MTHGIVCAAQPEAVEAGALMLMRGGNAVDAAVACALTQGVVDPLMTGLGGVGTAIVRVPGHGLLENLNFLGAAPASATPDMWADRIVGETGDGFGFVLAGRENALGHQAVMIPGNLAGYWAMHSAHGALPWAELCEPAIDQAERGWMVRPHVYAYAIQDEAAQGRVPNAEILGFTETGRALYLDPADRPGVPGTMKPPGTRIRNPDIADTLRAVAASGADALYRGELGKRIVDDMRAQGGLITLEDLAGYRVIHQAALEGTYRGHRIATNQPGGSGVQVLETLKILEQFDLRGLRHGGPEHLRIVAEAIAYAYQDKRAHVGDPDHVDVPLDLLISAERAAAYARRIEGGEQATLQRLESLDEPPETSQVCALDEHGNAVSMTHTLGAPSGVIAPGTGFILNGCMGIFDPRPGHATSIAPGKSYTSSMSPSIVFDPDGALRIVLGAPGATYIPQAIAQAISNVLDFGMAMSDAVIAPRIAVTRSRTIDVSNRIPRFVTDELEAAGYAIQRSYLSYAFAGVHGVEVAGQTWRGGADPGRDGMALSV; this is encoded by the coding sequence ATGACTCACGGCATCGTGTGCGCCGCCCAGCCGGAAGCGGTCGAAGCCGGGGCGCTCATGCTTATGCGCGGCGGCAATGCCGTGGATGCCGCCGTTGCCTGCGCGCTGACCCAGGGCGTCGTCGATCCACTCATGACCGGACTCGGCGGCGTCGGCACCGCCATCGTGCGCGTCCCCGGGCACGGGCTGCTTGAGAACCTCAACTTTCTCGGCGCCGCACCGGCGTCAGCGACCCCGGACATGTGGGCGGACCGGATCGTCGGCGAGACCGGCGACGGGTTCGGCTTCGTGCTCGCCGGGCGCGAGAACGCGCTCGGCCACCAGGCGGTGATGATCCCCGGCAATCTGGCCGGCTATTGGGCCATGCATTCGGCGCACGGGGCCCTGCCCTGGGCCGAGCTCTGCGAGCCCGCGATCGATCAGGCGGAACGGGGATGGATGGTGCGCCCCCACGTCTACGCCTACGCGATCCAGGACGAGGCGGCCCAGGGGCGCGTGCCGAACGCTGAGATTCTGGGCTTCACTGAGACGGGCCGCGCGCTCTATCTCGACCCGGCCGACCGTCCCGGGGTGCCCGGCACCATGAAGCCGCCCGGCACCCGCATCCGCAATCCGGATATCGCGGACACCCTGCGCGCGGTCGCTGCCTCGGGCGCCGACGCGCTCTATCGGGGCGAGCTCGGGAAACGCATCGTCGACGACATGCGCGCCCAGGGTGGCTTGATCACGCTGGAGGACTTGGCCGGCTACCGTGTCATTCACCAGGCCGCGCTCGAGGGAACCTACCGCGGCCACAGGATCGCCACGAACCAGCCCGGCGGCTCCGGCGTGCAGGTGCTGGAAACCCTGAAGATCCTGGAGCAGTTCGACCTCCGCGGCCTGCGCCACGGCGGGCCCGAGCACCTGCGCATCGTCGCCGAGGCCATCGCCTATGCCTACCAGGACAAGCGGGCGCACGTCGGCGACCCGGACCACGTCGACGTTCCCCTCGATCTTCTCATCAGCGCCGAGCGGGCAGCCGCGTATGCGCGCCGTATCGAGGGCGGCGAGCAGGCGACGCTGCAGCGACTGGAATCGCTGGACGAACCGCCGGAAACGTCACAGGTCTGCGCCCTGGACGAGCACGGCAACGCCGTGTCGATGACCCACACGCTGGGCGCGCCCTCCGGCGTGATCGCGCCGGGCACCGGTTTCATCCTCAACGGCTGCATGGGGATCTTCGATCCGCGGCCCGGCCACGCGACCTCGATCGCGCCGGGCAAGTCCTACACCAGCTCGATGTCGCCAAGCATCGTGTTCGATCCCGATGGCGCGCTGCGCATCGTTCTCGGCGCACCCGGCGCGACCTACATCCCCCAGGCCATCGCCCAGGCCATCTCGAACGTGCTTGACTTCGGCATGGCGATGTCGGATGCGGTCATCGCGCCGCGCATCGCGGTGACACGCAGCCGCACCATCGACGTCAGCAATCGGATTCCGCGCTTCGTGACCGACGAGCTCGAGGCGGCGGGCTACGCCATCCAGCGCAGCTACCTGAGCTATGCCTTCGCCGGCGTTCATGGCGTCGAGGTCGCCGGCCAGACCTGGCGGGGCGGCGCCGATCCGGGTCGTGACGGGATGGCGCTCTCCGTCTGA
- a CDS encoding GAP family protein translates to MAELVLVLTPIALLDSTSIIPLCIVVLVILLGGPSPLFRSTALLAGIFVTYLVCGLLVLFGLQSVFDAINAYALKVWQDPNTEELIFQILIGFVLVVLGLRIARARRQQTEKDAPTAMTASQAFLAGAGMTIVGLPGAVPYLAAIDLILRSDQTTRQEVMALVVYNMVFVAPLAAIVVLRLVLGERSQRLLDSIRGFFDRWGQRLILSLMLMLGALLVMDGVGWFLGTPLIPV, encoded by the coding sequence ATGGCAGAACTAGTGCTGGTGCTAACGCCGATTGCCTTGCTGGACAGCACCTCGATCATTCCTCTTTGCATTGTAGTCTTGGTAATTCTGCTCGGCGGTCCGAGCCCTCTGTTTCGAAGCACAGCCCTCCTCGCTGGCATTTTCGTGACCTACTTGGTCTGCGGGTTGTTGGTCCTGTTCGGCCTGCAGAGCGTGTTCGATGCGATCAACGCCTACGCCCTCAAGGTCTGGCAAGACCCCAATACCGAAGAGCTGATCTTTCAGATCCTGATTGGCTTCGTCCTTGTCGTCCTTGGCCTTCGCATTGCCCGAGCCCGCAGACAACAGACCGAGAAAGACGCTCCCACTGCGATGACGGCTAGCCAGGCCTTTCTCGCCGGCGCCGGGATGACCATTGTCGGTTTACCGGGTGCTGTGCCCTATCTCGCGGCCATCGACCTCATCCTCAGAAGTGATCAGACGACCAGGCAGGAAGTCATGGCACTCGTCGTCTACAACATGGTTTTCGTTGCGCCACTCGCTGCCATCGTGGTCTTGAGACTAGTGCTCGGTGAGCGCAGCCAGCGCCTTCTAGACAGTATCAGGGGCTTTTTTGACCGATGGGGCCAGCGGCTCATCTTAAGCCTGATGCTTATGCTTGGAGCTCTGCTCGTTATGGATGGTGTCGGTTGGTTCCTTGGTACACCGCTGATCCCGGTTTGA
- a CDS encoding biotin transporter BioY: MTSLATTKGTLAGALWPAGETAGWLRNAILAVAGSLFVALCSQITVPLWPVPITGQTFAVLVIGMAYGWRLGSATLLLYLAQGALGLPVFAKFAGGAAVLMGPTGGYLVGFVLAAGLVGYLAERGWDRSVFATAAAMLLGNVLIYLPGLAWLALFYAGPGAQFVTATGAESAVGAAVAAGALPFLLGDALKLALAAAALPLIWRGVARRG; encoded by the coding sequence ATGACCTCACTGGCAACGACGAAGGGGACCTTGGCGGGCGCGCTCTGGCCAGCGGGCGAGACGGCCGGCTGGCTGCGGAACGCGATTCTGGCGGTCGCCGGCAGCCTCTTCGTGGCGCTCTGCTCGCAGATCACCGTGCCACTCTGGCCGGTCCCGATCACCGGCCAGACCTTCGCCGTCCTGGTGATCGGCATGGCCTACGGCTGGCGGCTCGGGTCCGCCACGCTGCTGCTCTATCTCGCCCAGGGCGCGCTCGGCCTGCCGGTCTTCGCCAAGTTTGCCGGCGGCGCCGCGGTTCTCATGGGACCGACGGGCGGCTATCTCGTCGGCTTCGTCCTGGCGGCCGGGCTGGTCGGCTATCTCGCCGAGCGCGGCTGGGACCGCTCCGTCTTCGCCACCGCCGCCGCCATGCTGCTCGGCAATGTGCTGATCTACCTGCCCGGGCTCGCCTGGCTCGCCCTGTTCTACGCCGGGCCCGGCGCCCAGTTCGTCACCGCGACCGGGGCGGAGAGCGCCGTCGGCGCGGCGGTCGCCGCCGGCGCGCTGCCCTTCCTACTCGGCGACGCCTTGAAGCTGGCGCTGGCCGCGGCAGCGCTGCCGCTGATCTGGCGAGGCGTCGCGCGCCGGGGCTAA
- a CDS encoding TRAP transporter substrate-binding protein: protein MDSRPAGRQDAARKRPRRRAFLKKAGVTAAAAAALSGAGFPRPAIAQGALKWRVAMTWPKNFPGLSTGATTLADFIARASGGRLTVEVFSAGEIVPGFEILDAVSRGDLEMGHGAPYYWTKQQPAMQFLASLPFGLTAMEQNAWLQAGGGQELAEKAYRELGCKFFASGNTGMQAGGWFTREVRSMEDFKSLKMRIPRLGGEVVKAAGGTVLDLRAGEIPPALHSGAIDAAEWFGPYNDLSFGLHKSAKLYYYPGWHEPATLLDNFINMAAWESLDSELQAIVAAANAVTNQHVLNEFTARNAAALRTLRTEHGVVLKKFPDPVLNGLGGLSGEVIRDLAAADPLSGEVLDSILDFRAKALGQARIAEQAFYNARTLPFRFVR from the coding sequence ATGGACTCCCGACCTGCCGGCCGGCAGGACGCGGCCCGCAAACGGCCGCGCCGCCGCGCCTTTCTGAAAAAGGCCGGCGTCACCGCCGCGGCCGCCGCGGCCCTTTCCGGCGCCGGCTTTCCGCGCCCCGCCATCGCCCAGGGGGCGCTGAAGTGGCGCGTGGCCATGACCTGGCCAAAAAACTTCCCCGGCCTCAGCACGGGGGCGACCACGCTGGCGGATTTCATCGCGCGGGCCTCGGGCGGGCGCCTGACCGTTGAGGTCTTCAGCGCCGGCGAGATCGTGCCCGGCTTCGAGATCCTCGACGCGGTCAGCCGGGGCGACCTGGAGATGGGTCACGGCGCCCCCTACTACTGGACCAAGCAGCAGCCCGCCATGCAGTTCCTCGCCTCGCTGCCCTTCGGTCTGACCGCCATGGAGCAGAACGCCTGGCTGCAGGCCGGCGGCGGGCAGGAACTGGCCGAGAAGGCCTACCGGGAGCTGGGCTGCAAGTTCTTCGCCTCGGGCAACACCGGCATGCAGGCCGGCGGCTGGTTCACCCGCGAAGTCCGAAGCATGGAGGACTTCAAGAGCCTCAAGATGCGCATCCCGCGGCTCGGCGGCGAGGTGGTCAAGGCGGCCGGCGGCACGGTGCTGGACCTGCGCGCGGGCGAGATCCCTCCGGCGCTGCATTCCGGCGCGATCGACGCGGCCGAGTGGTTCGGGCCCTACAACGACCTCTCCTTCGGCCTGCACAAGAGCGCCAAGCTCTACTACTACCCCGGCTGGCACGAGCCGGCGACCCTGCTCGACAACTTCATCAACATGGCGGCCTGGGAGTCGCTCGACAGTGAGCTCCAAGCGATCGTAGCCGCGGCCAACGCGGTGACCAACCAGCACGTGCTCAACGAGTTCACGGCGCGCAACGCCGCCGCGCTGCGCACACTGCGCACGGAACACGGCGTCGTCTTGAAGAAGTTTCCCGATCCGGTCCTGAACGGCCTCGGCGGGCTATCCGGCGAGGTCATCAGAGACCTCGCCGCGGCCGACCCGCTCAGCGGGGAGGTCCTGGACTCGATCCTGGACTTTCGCGCCAAGGCGCTCGGCCAGGCGCGGATCGCCGAGCAGGCCTTCTACAACGCCCGCACCCTGCCCTTCAGATTCGTGCGCTGA
- a CDS encoding arginyltransferase translates to MTSGAYKRSDQKGSGPWPKPPLHMFYVLMETACPYLPGRLERKVMTQIQGDDGARLYSRLSRAGFRRSHNFAYRPACSGCSACVPVRVEAEAFRPTASLRRIQRLNAGLSWQERPPTPTREQFALFSNYLRARHRDGQMSTMTFEDYRAMVAETHLETTVTEFREANGQLVAACLSDWLEDGPSAVYSFFEPGLERRSLGTYMVLWLIEAARRRGLPHVYLGYWIDGSSKMDYKTRFQPIQGLGPEGWVRLSP, encoded by the coding sequence ATGACCTCCGGAGCTTACAAGAGGAGCGATCAGAAGGGCTCGGGCCCGTGGCCGAAGCCGCCGCTCCACATGTTCTACGTCCTGATGGAGACCGCCTGCCCCTATCTGCCCGGCCGGCTGGAGCGCAAGGTCATGACCCAGATCCAGGGCGACGACGGGGCGCGCCTCTATAGCCGGCTCTCGCGCGCCGGCTTCCGCCGCAGCCATAACTTCGCCTACCGCCCGGCCTGCAGCGGGTGCAGCGCCTGCGTCCCCGTGCGTGTCGAGGCCGAGGCCTTCCGTCCCACCGCGTCCCTGCGCCGGATCCAGCGGCTCAACGCGGGTCTCTCCTGGCAGGAGCGGCCGCCGACGCCGACCCGCGAGCAGTTCGCTCTGTTCAGCAATTACCTGCGGGCCCGGCACCGGGACGGACAGATGTCGACCATGACCTTCGAGGACTACCGGGCCATGGTCGCCGAGACCCATCTGGAGACCACGGTCACCGAGTTCCGCGAGGCCAACGGCCAGCTGGTCGCCGCCTGCCTGAGCGACTGGCTCGAGGACGGCCCCTCCGCGGTCTACAGCTTCTTCGAGCCGGGACTCGAGCGCCGCAGCCTGGGGACCTACATGGTGCTCTGGCTGATCGAGGCAGCGCGCCGCCGGGGCCTGCCCCACGTCTACCTCGGCTACTGGATCGACGGCTCGAGCAAGATGGACTACAAGACCCGTTTCCAGCCGATTCAAGGACTTGGGCCCGAGGGTTGGGTCCGACTCTCGCCCTGA
- a CDS encoding alpha-E domain-containing protein, with translation MSNLLSRYAEAAFWMARYMERAENLARILDVNETFSRDSRGAQNWQSVLQLYADETRYLERNEAVTPQQVIYFYTLDLENPGSIVFALRAARENARTLRPLISTEMWTQVNIFYNRLRALKPEDLSEPRLTRFCSFVKESCQTHTGVAEGTLYRDAGWSFYHLGQALERADQTTRLLDVKYHLLLPNSTDVGSPADVSQWNAVLRSAAGYHAYRRIHPSGLSPETVAGFFLFNSVFPRSVLACVTSMDRLLSDLRCDHGLSAGKTAQEVLRELCVTLMTDSAADVIARGLHQYLDRTQLKLIEVTESLRHDFFRPETGAVAEGAGQPQA, from the coding sequence TTGAGTAACCTACTGTCACGCTACGCCGAAGCGGCGTTCTGGATGGCCCGCTACATGGAGCGGGCGGAGAACCTGGCGCGCATCCTGGACGTCAACGAGACCTTCAGCCGGGACAGCCGGGGCGCCCAGAACTGGCAGTCCGTGCTCCAGCTCTACGCCGACGAGACCCGCTACCTCGAGCGCAACGAGGCCGTCACGCCCCAGCAGGTCATCTACTTCTACACGCTCGACCTGGAGAACCCAGGCTCGATCGTCTTCGCGCTGCGCGCGGCCCGGGAGAACGCCCGCACCCTGCGGCCGCTGATCTCGACCGAGATGTGGACCCAGGTCAACATCTTCTACAACCGCCTCAGGGCGCTGAAGCCGGAGGACCTGAGCGAGCCGCGCCTGACCCGCTTCTGCAGCTTCGTCAAGGAGTCCTGCCAGACCCATACCGGGGTCGCCGAGGGCACGCTCTACCGCGACGCCGGCTGGTCGTTCTACCATCTCGGCCAGGCCCTGGAGCGGGCCGACCAGACGACACGGTTGCTGGACGTGAAGTACCACCTGCTGCTGCCGAACTCGACCGACGTGGGTTCGCCCGCCGACGTCAGCCAGTGGAACGCCGTGCTGCGCTCGGCGGCCGGCTACCACGCCTACCGGCGGATCCACCCGAGCGGCCTCAGCCCAGAAACGGTCGCCGGCTTCTTCCTGTTCAATTCGGTCTTTCCCCGCTCGGTCCTGGCCTGCGTGACCAGCATGGACCGCCTGCTGAGCGACCTGCGGTGCGACCACGGACTTTCGGCCGGAAAGACGGCCCAAGAGGTCTTGAGGGAACTCTGCGTGACCCTTATGACGGACAGCGCCGCCGACGTGATCGCGCGGGGCTTGCATCAGTACCTCGACCGAACGCAGCTGAAGCTGATCGAGGTCACCGAAAGCCTGAGGCACGATTTCTTCCGGCCCGAGACCGGCGCCGTGGCCGAGGGCGCAGGACAACCGCAAGCTTGA
- a CDS encoding circularly permuted type 2 ATP-grasp protein, which yields MTEAAAGSILSGYNPGGFHCEMLGTGEPGPQAAEIWRRLGRLGLEELRGRAKDAELELFNFGITFTVYSQKDAIDRILPFDVIPRVISAEDWRRIESGVIQRVTAINHFLADIYNDQKVLKDGVVPAELVLTNKNYRPEMAGLDVPFGTYVHINGTDLVRDHEGQFLVLEDNGRTPSGVSYVVENRHLMQRAFPDLMADIGIRPVSNYGQKLHEALAEIAPGGVTDPQVVLLSPGTYNSAYFEHIFLAREMGVPLVEGGDLVVQDDGVYMRTIAGLEPVHVIYRRINDDFLDPKAFNPDSVLGTPGLFEAYRKGQVALANAIGTGVADDKAVYAYMPRIIRYYLDEDPILPNVKTHICREPEGLKYTLAHLEELVVKPVGEAGGYGITVGPRASRRQLQACREQLEADPANYISQPMVQLSVCPTLVEEGIEARHVDLRPFAVTGKSTWVLPGGLSRVALTKGSIVVNSSQGGGSKDTWVLE from the coding sequence ATGACGGAAGCGGCAGCCGGCAGCATCCTGTCCGGATACAACCCCGGCGGGTTCCACTGCGAGATGCTGGGGACGGGCGAGCCTGGCCCGCAAGCCGCCGAGATCTGGCGGCGGCTCGGGCGCCTCGGCCTCGAGGAGTTGCGCGGCCGGGCCAAGGACGCCGAGCTGGAGCTGTTCAACTTCGGCATCACCTTCACGGTCTATTCCCAGAAGGACGCGATCGACCGCATCCTGCCGTTCGACGTGATCCCGAGGGTCATCTCGGCGGAGGATTGGCGCCGGATCGAGAGCGGCGTGATCCAGCGGGTGACAGCGATCAACCACTTCCTGGCGGACATCTACAACGACCAGAAGGTCCTGAAGGACGGCGTCGTGCCCGCGGAGCTGGTCCTGACCAACAAGAACTACCGCCCCGAGATGGCCGGCCTGGACGTGCCCTTCGGCACCTACGTCCACATCAACGGCACCGACCTTGTGCGCGACCACGAAGGACAGTTCCTGGTCCTGGAAGACAACGGCCGCACGCCCTCGGGCGTCAGCTACGTGGTCGAGAACCGGCACCTGATGCAGCGCGCCTTCCCCGACCTGATGGCCGACATCGGGATCCGGCCGGTCTCCAACTACGGGCAGAAGCTGCACGAGGCCCTGGCCGAGATCGCGCCCGGCGGCGTGACCGACCCCCAGGTCGTCCTGCTGTCGCCCGGCACCTACAACTCGGCCTACTTCGAGCACATCTTCCTGGCACGGGAGATGGGCGTGCCCCTGGTCGAGGGCGGCGATCTGGTGGTGCAGGACGACGGAGTCTACATGCGGACCATCGCCGGTCTCGAGCCGGTCCACGTGATCTACCGCCGGATCAACGACGACTTCCTCGACCCCAAGGCCTTCAATCCGGACAGCGTACTGGGCACCCCCGGCCTGTTCGAGGCCTACCGCAAGGGCCAGGTCGCCCTGGCCAACGCCATCGGCACCGGCGTGGCCGACGACAAGGCGGTCTACGCCTACATGCCGCGGATCATCCGCTACTACCTGGACGAGGACCCGATCCTGCCCAACGTGAAGACCCACATCTGCCGCGAGCCCGAGGGCCTCAAGTACACCCTGGCGCATCTCGAGGAGCTCGTGGTCAAGCCGGTCGGCGAGGCCGGCGGCTACGGCATCACGGTCGGGCCGCGGGCCAGCCGGCGCCAGCTCCAGGCCTGCCGGGAACAGCTCGAGGCGGATCCCGCCAACTACATCAGCCAGCCCATGGTCCAGCTCTCGGTCTGCCCGACCCTGGTCGAGGAGGGGATCGAGGCGCGCCACGTCGACCTGCGGCCCTTCGCGGTGACCGGGAAATCCACCTGGGTTCTACCGGGCGGGCTGTCGCGGGTCGCCCTCACCAAGGGGTCGATCGTGGTCAACTCGTCGCAGGGCGGCGGTTCGAAGGACACCTGGGTCCTTGAGTAA
- a CDS encoding cyclase family protein has translation MRKGPVGSLKTTAVLASGTAIAFAGALALSSPALAECSPESWKDCAGKPWVDGKTMDTPLGSKWWPNPLWGEGDEAGSTNWYTKPEVVLRAMAQVEDGKVYKLGHPYNADMPLFGARKFSLRIPGTPTGGTFGANRIMWNDEFLATEVGQVGTQFDGLGHIGVQVGVDGDKTEMRWYNGFTAAEMGNPYGLNKLGTEKLHPIVARGILLDIASARGVEAMQAGEVITMADVNAALQKQGMEGFAFEEGDAIIFRTGWEKHWGDAATYNNGCPGIGMEVARWVAEEVKAGVTGADTWPVDAVPNPDPACVFCVHTYLQTRHGIVNQENMKLSELANDGVYVFAYMYSPAPVQGATGSMGAPVAIR, from the coding sequence ATGAGAAAAGGTCCAGTCGGTTCCCTCAAAACAACGGCGGTTCTGGCGAGCGGGACGGCGATCGCCTTTGCCGGTGCCTTGGCCTTGTCCAGTCCGGCGCTGGCGGAGTGTTCGCCGGAGAGCTGGAAGGACTGCGCCGGCAAGCCCTGGGTCGACGGCAAGACCATGGACACGCCGCTGGGCTCCAAGTGGTGGCCCAACCCGCTCTGGGGCGAGGGTGACGAAGCTGGATCGACCAACTGGTACACCAAGCCCGAGGTCGTGCTGCGCGCCATGGCGCAGGTCGAGGATGGCAAGGTCTACAAACTCGGCCACCCCTACAACGCCGATATGCCCTTGTTCGGGGCCCGCAAGTTCTCGTTGCGCATCCCTGGTACGCCGACCGGCGGTACCTTCGGCGCCAACCGGATCATGTGGAACGACGAGTTCCTGGCGACCGAGGTGGGACAGGTCGGCACACAGTTCGACGGCCTGGGCCATATCGGCGTGCAGGTCGGCGTGGACGGCGACAAGACGGAAATGCGCTGGTACAACGGCTTCACCGCCGCCGAGATGGGCAATCCCTACGGTCTGAACAAGCTGGGGACGGAGAAGCTGCATCCCATCGTGGCGCGCGGCATCCTCTTGGATATCGCGTCCGCCCGTGGCGTCGAGGCGATGCAAGCGGGCGAGGTCATCACCATGGCCGACGTGAACGCCGCGTTGCAGAAGCAGGGCATGGAAGGCTTCGCGTTCGAGGAAGGCGACGCGATCATCTTCCGCACCGGCTGGGAGAAACACTGGGGCGACGCGGCGACCTACAACAACGGCTGCCCCGGGATCGGCATGGAGGTCGCGCGCTGGGTCGCGGAGGAGGTCAAGGCCGGCGTGACCGGCGCCGACACCTGGCCGGTCGATGCGGTGCCCAACCCGGACCCGGCCTGCGTGTTCTGCGTCCATACCTACCTGCAGACCCGTCACGGCATCGTCAACCAGGAGAACATGAAGCTGTCGGAACTGGCGAACGACGGCGTCTACGTCTTCGCCTACATGTACAGCCCCGCTCCGGTCCAGGGCGCGACCGGCTCGATGGGCGCGCCGGTCGCGATCCGCTAA